A DNA window from Doryrhamphus excisus isolate RoL2022-K1 chromosome 2, RoL_Dexc_1.0, whole genome shotgun sequence contains the following coding sequences:
- the LOC131117065 gene encoding uncharacterized protein LOC131117065, whose product MKYVNSWATEVEIQAAADSLGINIFTFYGGRWLRYSSTSESSRGIYLDNSSGNHYECVTCVNEGQLGSCFGICQNGTSQVSQYGTRSHRHQVICADSEVAVGLNDVVETGKEKHQSMVPRVSPSKYLKRKRALDNRCKYVADMSIRETKKVMTMKNYREQAVFRQRKKTRSVEKYRNDVIHKNRVKTSSIYKYRNDSLHRDRVKMCSVSKYRSDSLHRDRVKMCSVSKYRSDSLHRDRVKMCSVSKYRSDSLHRDRVKLCSVSKYRSDSLHRDRVKMYSASKYRSDSLHRARVIMQGVKKYKMDTRHRASVKLASMKKYHSNLERKMRVIADVKARRHAAKLREEEFDVVVENFLEKVKNGPQFVCCVCHRLMFKHQVLQCHREHYSKSASASLVNTCINEDYLHKCSAECTVPCLLLESGRGQLWVCYTCHYKISKGEFPPECVANNLGVDPIPPELACLNSLEQHLIALNIPFMKMLALPKGGQNGVHGPVTCVPANVVETTNLLPRSNMEGSMLRVKLKRKLTYKGHYEYHFVDSMHIREALRYLKESNVHYEDIEYNEEWVNDFCREPDASQVEDSVPAVDVTPPLDAEDELLHDRQQHCMFQDTCLMPVDIGQEALDQYYDNILNVAPAEGNNPVRLLSDHSNEAKCFPVLFPRGRFTFHDTRQYRLTASRYFNNRIMHADKRFGQNVEYIFYAQYLCELVQVVSSISIALRKGIAGLVAKMAKDLLTNDESLKTLLECDQGYRFLKPIRGTPAFWQSTQRDILACVRQLGVPTWFCSFSSADLRWQNLVDCVLRQEGRTQTAAELEWADRCDLLRRNPVTAARMFDFRWHVFLREVIMSSSQPIGKVVDYFYRVEFQQRGSPHVHCLFWVENAPRIEVNSDEEVTKFIDRYVTCELQPQDEGLTETVSSVQQHSKRHSKTCKKKNTVCRFGFPKPVSGRTFISHQFDGQGQKTCTCQVSQSTGVKTCTCPKASQNAVNMKAEEASEIIKSIKTALADENHAYQSVEHLFHSLGITQNTFEAAHRRLGRRTEVIMKRQINEVWINPYSKPLLKCWNANMDIQYVVDAYACVVYIISYISKAEREIGLLLSNAQKEASKQANVSAKEALKSLGSVYLHNRDVCAQEAVYRVTNMHLKECSRKVVFVPTGDNVVKMSLPVSVLRQKASSAELTTEDMWMTSIVDRYKNRPNDDTFNDMCLAQFASEYRIISKNERSASKIELKNNYGHVTKRTRTKPAVVRSARFSETKNPELYYRSLLQLYLPYRVDLQLRPANCPTFEEFYDNGAVRLNDGSMHSVRSIVETNKQHFDSDGDELDSIQRSIDHSGVAEDAWCLLCPEQELERLQCEEERRKKQQLVEEEAEVIPDLANENRTALNLQKQKSMSRNDGLALIRSLNNTQMDIFYKIRQWCLDKVGGRKPEPLHLFITGGAGTGKSHLIKAIQYEATRLLSTMCRQPDNISVCLAAPTGIAAYNLNATTIHSTLSIGKDTRLPYTPLGEETVNSLRAKFADLQILIIDEISMVDHKLLTYIHGRLRQIKQTGDYAAFGNVSIIAVGDFYQLPPVKGKPLYVEDATFNLWTNLFSVVELTTIVRQKDNQFAALLNRLRKHPKGAALLETDIELLKQRETGEVSSALHVFPTNQQVNEYNLKQLFRICPEYTTIKAEDFSQNKKSGKLERKVGHHSKVYNTCLEETLHIAKDARVMLCKNIDIDDGLVNGVSGTVSDVLFQKDDTFPSKIYIKFDDAKVGQQRRAQTAESVTLKDSTFILPEEEKVTKSGGMRRQFPLKLAWACTVHKVQGVTVSNVVVSLDRVFSAGQAYVALSRVTALDGLIIEKFNAEKIYCNDAIKNAVGRMPAFLTESEPTQTNVQPPHFTIYLMNVQNLTKHASDLAACTQHLQPNCIAVTETWLPTACTPSSVTIPGYHFHSQPRCLSYSSSNPALVELQGQQHGGVGMYIADHLHCSVVSAPNFNLEVLLVNCSSPSVLIAVVYRPPSYPMALFQGHLGTLLDWLHQKYASIVVLGDFNENLLKSSTISTFMARKGFCQSVKHPTTEKGTLIDHVYVKTSHFDVESVVMPTYFSDHEGILCSFKHKI is encoded by the coding sequence atgaaatatgtcaatagcTGGGCAACTGAGGTGGAAATTCAGGCTGCAGCGGATAGTTTAGGAATAAATATCTTTACTTTTTACGGTGGTCGTTGGTTGAGATATAGTTCAACGTCAGAATCCAGTCGTGGGATTTATTTGGACAACTCGAGTGGTAATCACTACGAGTGTGTGACATGTGTCAATGAGGGTCAGTTAGGAAGTTGCTTTGGCATTTGTCAGAATGGTACATCTCAGGTCAGTCAGTATGGTACCAGGTCACATCGGCATCAAGTAATTTGCGCTGATAGTGAAGTAGCAGTTGGTTTGAATGATGTTGTTGAAAcaggcaaagaaaaacatcagtcCATGGTTCCACGTGTAAGCCCGTCCAAATATCTAAAAAGGAAAAGGGCCCTGGACAACAGATGTAAATATGTCGCTGACATGAGCATAAGGGAGACAAAGAAGGTAATGACTATGAAGAATTACAGAGAACAAGCAGTCTTTAGGCAGAGAAAGAAGACGAGGAGTGTTGAAAAGTATAGAAATgatgtcattcataaaaatagagttaaaaCATCTAGCATCTATAAGTATAGGAatgacagcttgcatcgggacagggtcaagatgtgtagtgtgagtaagtatagaagtgacagcttgcatcgggacagggtcaagatgtgtagtgtgagtaagtatagaagtgacagcttgcatcgggacagggtcaagatgtgtagtgtgagtaagtatagaagtgacagcttgcatcgggacagggtcaagttgtgtagtgtgagtaagtatagaagtgacagcttgcatcgggacagggtcAAGATGTATAGTGCGAgtaagtatagaagtgacagcttgcatcgggcCAGGGTCATTATGCAGGgcgtcaaaaaatataaaatggataCAAGGCACCGGGCCAGTGTCAAACTAGCCAGTATGAAGAAATATCACAGTAATTTAGAACGCAAAATGCGTGTCATTGCAGATGTGAAGGCACGAAGGCATGCTGCAAAGTTGCGAGAGgaagaatttgatgttgttgttgagaattttttagagaaagtgaagaatgggccccagtttgtctgctgtgtgtgccataggttgatgtttaaacatcaggtcctgcagtgtcacagagagcattacagcaaaagtgcaagtgcttctcttgtgaacacgtgcattaatgaggattatttgcacaaatgtagTGCAGAGTGCACGGTGCCTTGTTTGTTGTTGGAGTCTGGTAGAGGGCAGCTGTGGGTTTGCTACACTTGCCATTACAAGATTAGCAAAGGGGAATTCCCACCTGAATGTGTGGCAAATAATTTGGGGGTGGACCCGATTCCTCCTGAGCTGGCTTGCTTAAACAGCTTAGAGCAACACttaattgcactaaatatcCCCTTCATGAAAATGCTAGCTTTGCCTAAAGGGgggcaaaatggtgtccatGGGCCTGTGACTTGTGTTCCGGCCAATGTTGTAGAAACGACAAATTTGTTGCCACGGTCCAATATGGAAGGCTCTATGCTCCGTGTCAAACTCAAAAGGAAGCTGACTTACAAAGGACACTACGAGTACCATTTTGTTGACAGCATGCACATTCGTGAAGCCTTGAGGTATCTGAAAGAGTCTAAtgtgcattatgaagatataGAGTACAACGAGGAGTGGGTCAATGACTTTTGTAGGGAACCTGATGCCTCTCAGGTGGAGGACAGTGTTCCTGCAGTAGATGTCACACCGCCTCTAGATGCAGAAGATGAGCTTCTTCATGATAGACAGCAACACTGCATGTTTCAGGACACATGTTTAATGCCAGTTGACATTGGTCAGGAAGCGCTAGATCAgtattatgacaatatattgaatgtgGCTCCGGCAGAAGGCAATAATCCTGTGAGGTTGCTTTCTGACCATTCGAATGAAGCTAAATGTTTCCCAGTGTTGTTTCCACGCGGCCGTTTCACGTTTCATGACACTCGACAATATAGGCTGACGGCGTCGCGATATTTCAATAATCGTATCATGCATGCTGATAAGCGGTTTGGGCAGAATGTGGAATACATATTCTATGCTCAGTACTTGTGTGAACTTGTGCAGGTGGTGTCGAGCATTTCCATTGCTTTACGCAAAGGAATTGCTGGTTTGgtggcaaaaatggccaaggatttgttgaccaacgatgagtcgttaaagacattgttggaatgtgaccagggctatcgttttctgaagcccatcagaggtactccagccttttggcagagtacgcagcgcgatattttggcttgtgtgcgtcagcttggtgttcccacgtggttttgctctttttcgTCTGCTGATTTACGGTGGCAAAACTTGGTAGACTGTGTTTTGAGGCAAGAGGGTAGAACGCAAACGGCTGCAGAGTTGGAGTGGGCTGACAGGTGTGATTTGTTGAGACGGAATCCTGTGACTGCTGCACGGATGTTTGATTTCCGGTGGCATGTCTTTCTCAGAGAGGTGATAATGTCTTCGAGCCAACCGATTGGCAAAGTTGTAGACTATTTTTACCGGGTGGAATTTCAGCAGCGTGGTTCCCCGCATGTACATTGTTTGTTCTGGGTCGAGAATGCCCCACGTATTGAAGTGAACTCAGATGAAGAAGTCACAAAGTTTATTGATAGATATGTTACTTGTGAATTGCAGCCACAGGATGAAGGATTGACAGAGACAGTGTCTTCCGTACAGCAGCATTCTAAGAGACACTCTAAAacgtgcaaaaagaaaaacacagtgtGTCGTTTCGGTTTTCCCAAACCTGTGTCAGGACGAACATTTATTAGCCATCAGTTTGACGGACAGggacaaaaaacatgcacttgTCAGGTTAGCCAATCAACCGgtgttaaaacatgcacatgtccaaaagcatcccaaaatgccgtaaacatgaaagcagaagagGCGTCGGAAATCATAAAATCCATTAAAACAGCCCTGGCTGACGAGAACCACGCATATCAAAGCGtggaacatttgttccatagtctcggtataacacaaaatacttttgaGGCCGCACATCGCCGCTTGGGTCGTCGTACGGAAGTCATAATGAAGCGTCAAATCAATGAGGTTTGGATCAATCCATACAGCAAACCTCTGCTTAAATGCTGGAATGCTAatatggacatccagtatgtcGTTGATGCGTATGCGTGCGTGGTTTATATAATCTCGTATATTTCCAAAGCTGAGAGGGAGATTGGATTGCTGCTGAGTAATGCCCagaaagaagcatccaaacaggcaaaCGTCAGTGCCAAAGAGGCCTTAAAAAGTCTTGGCAGTGTGTACCTGCACAATAGAGACGTGTGTGCACAAGAGGCCGTTTACCGGGTGACAAATATGCATCTTAAGGAATGCTCGCGCAAAGTAGTTTTTGTTCCAACAGGGGACAATGTGGTCAAAATGAGTTTGCCTGTGAGTGTTTTGCGTCAAAAAGCTTCATCGGCCGAATTAACAACGGAAGACATGTGGATGACCAGCATTGTCGACCGttataaaaacagaccaaaCGACGACACGTTTAATGACATGTGCTTGGCACAATTTGCTTCGGAATACCGCATCATTAGCAAAAACGAAAGGTCGGCATCCAAAATAGAACTTAAAAACAACTACGGACATGTGACAAAACGTACACGGACCAAACCTGCCGTCGTACGCTCTGCGCGCTTTTCAGAAACCAAAAACCCAGAGTTGTATTATCGTAGCCTTTTGCAGTTGTATCTGCCATACCGAGTGGATTTGCAGTTAAGACCTGCCAACTGCCCAACATTTGAAGAATTTTATGACAATGGTGCGGTCCGATTAAATGATGGGTCGATGCATTCTGTTCGATCCATAgtggaaacaaataaacaacatttcgaCAGCGACGGGGATGAACTGGACAGCATCCAAAGATCTATTGATCACAGCGGTGTTGCTGAGGATGCGTGGTGTCTGCTGTGTCCAGAGCAAGAATTGGAAAGGCTACAATGCGAAGAAGAACGCCGGAAAAAACAACAGTTGGTCGAAGAAGAGGCAGAAGTAatacctgacttggcaaatgaaaatagaaccgctctaaacttacaaaagcaaaagtcaatgagtcgaaatgatggcttggcattaatccgctccctaaataatactcaaatggacattttttacaaaattagacagtggtgccttgataaagtaggtgggagaaaacccgagcctttacacttattcatcacaggtggtgccgggacaggaaaaagccacctaattaaagccatccaatatgaggctaccaggttgttgtcaacaatgtgtcGGCAACCGGACAATATTTCTGTCTGTCTAGCTGCACCAACAGGGATTGCTGCTTACAATTTGAATGCCACAACAATACACAGCACATTGAGCATCGGCAAGGATACCCGTTTGCCTTACACACCACTGGGTGAGGAAACGGTGAATTCCTTGCGTGCCAAGTTCGCGGACCTCCAAATTTTGATTATCGATGAAATATCGATGGttgatcacaagttgttgacgTACATTCATGGTAGGCTCCGACAAATTAAGCAAACCGGTGACTATGCTGCATTTGGCAACGTCAGCATCATCGCAGTCGGTGATTTTTACCAGTTACCGCCAGTCAAAGGAAAGCCTCTTTATGTCGAAGACGCCACTTTCAACTTGTGGACAAATCTTTTCAGTGTTGTCGAACTGACAACGATAGTCCGGCAAAAAGATAATCAGTTTGCAGCATTGCTAAATAGACTCCGCAAACATCCAAAAGGCGCGGCGTTGTTGGAAACAGACATAGAACTTTTGAAACAGCGCGAAACGGGTGAGGTCAGCTCCGCGTTACATGTGTTTCCAACCAATCAACAAGTAAACGAATACAATCTAAAACAGCTTTTCAGGATCTGTCCGGAGTACACGACGATAAAAGCTGAGGATttcagccaaaacaaaaaatccggtaaattagaaagaaaagtagggcaccacagcaaagtttacaacacgtgtttagaggaaactctgcacatcgctaaagatgcacgtgtaatgctttgcaaaaacatCGATATTGACGACGGCTTAGTTAACGGGgttagtggcactgtctctgatGTTCTTTTCCAAAAGGATGACACATTTCCGAGTAAGATCTATATAAAGTTTGATGATGCCAAAGTAGGTCAACAAAGGCGCGCACAAACTGCTGAGTCTGTCACGCTAAaagacagtacatttattctgccagaggaagaaaaagtaactaaaagtggtggcatgcgtcgccagttccctctgaagctcgcttgggcttgcacggtacataaagtccagggtgttaccgtGAGCAATGTAGTTGTGTCTCTAGACAGGGTGTTTTCCGCAGGGCAGGCGTATGTTGCATTGAGTCGGGTCACAGCTTTAGACGGTTTGATTATTGAAAAGTTTAATGCCGAAAAGATTTACTGTAATGATGCCATTAAGAATGCTGTAGGTAGGATGCcagcatttttgacagaaagtgaaccaacacaaacaaatgtacaaccaccacatttcacaatttatttgatgaatgtccaaaatttgacaaaacatgcgtcagatttggcagcatgtacacagcacctgcagcctaactgcatcgctgtgacagaaacgtggctgccaacggcatgtacacccagcagtgtaaccattcctgggtatcatttccatagccaaccacgatgtttgtcttactccagcagtaaccctgctttggtagaattacaagggcaacagcatgGCGGAGTTGGCATGTACATTGCAGACCACCTGCACTGTAGTGTTGTCTCCGCCCCAAACTTCAACTTGGAAGTTTTACTGGTGAACTGCTCCTCACCCAGTGTGTTAATAGCAGTTGTGTATCGACCACCCTCCTATCCAATGGCGTTGTTTCAAGGTCACCTTGGCACGCTGCTGGATTGGTTGCACCAGAAGTACGCCAGCATTGTCGTACTGggagattttaatgaaaatttgttaaaatcttccactatcagcacattcatggctaggaaagggttctgccagtcagtcaaacatcctaccacagaaaagggtacactaattgaccatgtatatgtcaaaacatcacactttgatgTAGAATCGGTTGTGATGCCCACTTATTTCAGTGATCATGAAGGgattttgtgctcttttaaacacaaaatttaa